Proteins from one Salvia hispanica cultivar TCC Black 2014 unplaced genomic scaffold, UniMelb_Shisp_WGS_1.0 HiC_scaffold_785, whole genome shotgun sequence genomic window:
- the LOC125200048 gene encoding inositol transporter 1-like, translating to MEARVGATKAWRGWKPPSEEVPGRPRFLLDAGKHLSCNHTAIFSHKLTALSSSPSILAHGQPNRISSRPAWGLLLFLELFLGVSLLTKSRGLGSGRGRFPDRDVASRDFLAEWTTACLSFLLCPRHSTPFRGGLPHLRSRVSPPRMLVAPVELDPFVSVILIDLSKKLRRTISLTLADGPITYFSNSYVLGLTVVAGIGGLLFGYDTGVISGALLYIRDEFEEVDQSSFLQETIVSMALVGAMIGAAVGGWFSDAFGRKKATLSADVVFALGAIVMAAAPNPYVLIVGRFLVGLGVGIASITAPVYIAEAAPSEIRGGLVSTNVLMITGGQFLSYLVNLAFTEVPGTWRWMLGVSGLPAIIQFFLMLFLPESPRWLYMKKEKSDAVAVLSKIYDPFRLEEEIDQLAAALEEEGQRKTRVSYFDVIRIKPLRLAFLAGAGMQAFQQFTGINTVMYYSPTIVQMAGFQSNQLALLLSLIVAFMNALGTVLGIYLIDHFGRKKLALSSLFGVTISLIILAMAFLLQPSDSVTGVYGWLAVLGLALYIAFFAPGMGPVPWTVNSEIYPEAYRGLCGGMSATVNWISNLIVAQSFLSIAEATGVGPTFLILAGIAVAAFIFVAVFIPETKGLSFEEVERIWQERAKGNRGVGDVPDKREPLL from the exons ATGGAGGCACGAGTGGGGGCTACCAAGGCTTGGAGAGGGTGGAAGCCGCCGTCGGAGGAAGTTCCTGGACGGCCGCGCTTTCTCCTTGATGCGGGGAAACATCTCTCCTGCAATCATACCGCCATTTTCTCGCATAAGCTGACTGCATTGTCATCCTCTCCCTCTATTCTCGCGCATGGTCAGCCCAACAG GATCTCCTCTCGCCCGGCTTGGGgtctcctcctcttcctcgaGCTCTTCCTCGGGGTCTCACTACTCACCAAGTCCAGAGGCCTGGGGAGCGGGCGGGGGAGATTTCCCGACCGAGACGTAGCCTCTCGAGATTTCTTGGCCGAGTGGACGACAGCTTGTCTTTCCTTCCTCTTGTGCCCCCGCCACTCCACGCCCTTCCGCGGCGGCCTACCTCATCTTCGCAGTCGAGTCTCTCCTCCTCGCATGCTCGTCGCCCCCGTCGAACTCGATCCCTTCGTCTCTGTCATCCTCATCGACCTGTCCAAGAAGCTTCGCCGTACCATCTCCTTGACGCTCGCAGACGGGCCG ATCACGTATTTCAGCAATTCGTACGTGCTTGGATTGACTGTAGTTGCTGGTATCGGCGGTCTGCTTTTCGGCTATGATACTG GAGTTATATCGGGAGCACTTCTATATATCCGTGATGAATTTGAGGAAGTCGATCAAAGTAGCTTTTTACAG GAAACAATCGTCAGCATGGCTTTGGTCGGTGCCATGATTGGAGCTGCAGTAGGGGGTTGGTTTAGTGATGCTTTTGGGCGTAAGAAAGCTACTCTGTCCGCTGATGTTGTATTCGCACTTGGAGCCATTGTCATGGCCGCAGCTCCAAACCCCTACGTTCTTATCGTTGGAAGGTTCCTTGTTGGCCTGGGAGTAGGTATTGCATCAATCACTGCTCCTGTATATATTGCAGAGGCCGCTCCTTCAGAAATTAGGGGTGGCCTAGTGAGCACAAATGTCCTCATGATTACTGGTGGACAGTTTCTCTCTTACCTTGTGAACCTTGCTTTTACTGAG GTTCCGGGTACATGGCGGTGGATGCTTGGGGTATCTGGTTTGCCTGCTATTATCCAATTCTTTCTTATGTTATTTTTGCCAGAGTCTCCACGCTGGCTTTACATGAAG AAAGAGAAATCTGACGCCGTTGCTGTGCTATCAAAAATCTATGATCCATTTCGCTTGGAAGAGGAAATTGATCAGCTTGCTGCAGCGCTTGAAGAAGAGGGCCAGCGGAAGACTCGAGTCAGTTACTTTGATGTCATCAGAATAAAGCCGCTAAGACTTGCCTTTTTAGCTGGAGCTGGAATGCAG GCATTCCAACAGTTCACCGGCATCAACACAGTGATGTATTACAGCCCAACTATAGTTCAAATGGCTGGATTCCAGTCCAACCAACTAGCACTCCTCCTATCCCTCATTGTAGCATTCATGAACGCCCTGGGTACAGTACTCGGGATATACCTCATCGATCATTTTGGTCGTAAGAAGCTGGCACTCAGCAGTTTGTTTGGAGTAACCATATCCCTCATAATCCTCGCTATGGCATTTCTCCTCCAACCGTCTGATTCTGTCACCGGTGTCTATGGTTGGCTCGCGGTTTTAGGTTTGGCTCTTTATATAGCTTTCTTTGCACCGGGGATGGGTCCAGTTCCATGGACCGTGAACTCGGAAATATATCCAGAAGCCTATCGAGGACTCTGTGGAGGCATGTCAGCTACTGTGAACTGGATATCAAATCTCATTGTAGCTCAAAGTTTCCTGTCGATAGCAGAGGCCACAGGCGTCGGCCCGACTTTCTTGATCCTTGCTGGCATAGCTGTGGCCGCATTCATATTTGTGGCTGTTTTCATTCCGGAGACAAAGGGTTTATCGTTTGAAGAAGTGGAGAGAATATGGCAGGAGAGGGCTAAGGGGAATCGAGGTGTAGGTGATGTTCCTGATAAGAGAGAACCTTTGCTATAG
- the LOC125200046 gene encoding uncharacterized acetyltransferase At3g50280-like, with protein MAKQVELIFISSSLVCSSSPASFSKLELNSWDLRALKIVPIQRALIFPNPLAQPKQFLIQALKTSLSRALHFFPPLAGRLTSTAHGGDMASFLLDCNNAGADFTHAVASAVSISDIIHPTYIPEIVSLLFPSSVAVTNYAGIAKPLLAVQVTELADGIFIAFSANHAVVDGNSFWHFVKSWSEISRGAESISKSPVFNLAAGDDTLIHLPTLEKNLVSPSQSPQRVFNFSREKLDRLKEKANSEAGTDKISTLQALMAHLWRSTVRSQNTNGSSSCVLVIAIGARARMRSSPDAYFGNASYAATLAISASDLLEGGLGGAAVKINELISEQGDETARRAAEEEVRFDEVGRKGSGPPPLIIGSSPRHDVYGCDFGWGKPVGVRSGKVHKVEGLVFVFPAAEGGGIDLEVCLAEETLRAMEIDAEFVTV; from the coding sequence ATGGCAAAACAAGTGGAATTGATCTTCATCTCCTCATCTCTTGTTTGCAGCAGCAGTCCTGCTTCATTCTCAAAATTAGAGCTGAATTCATGGGATTTACGAGCACTCAAAATCGTCCCCATTCAAAGAGCCCTCATATTTCCCAACCCTCTCGCTCAACCCAAACAGTTCCTAATCCAAGCCCTCAAAACCTCACTCTCCCGCGCACTTCACTTTTTCCCTCCGCTCGCCGGCCGTCTCACCTCCACCGCGCACGGCGGCGACATGGCTAGTTTTCTGCTCGATTGCAACAACGCAGGAGCCGACTTCACTCACGCAGTCGCCTCCGCCGTCTCCATCTCCGACATCATCCATCCGACCTACATCCCCGAAATCGTATCGCTCCTGTTCCCGTCCAGCGTCGCCGTCACCAATTACGCCGGAATCGCGAAGCCTCTGCTGGCGGTGCAAGTCACGGAGCTCGCCGACGGCATCTTCATCGCCTTCTCCGCTAACCACGCCGTCGTGGACGGCAATTCCTTCTGGCATTTCGTCAAATCCTGGTCAGAGATCTCTCGCGGTGCAGAATCGATCTCGAAATCCCCTGTATTCAACCTCGCCGCTGGCGATGATACGCTCATCCATCTCCCAACACTGGAGAAAAACCTAGTTTCTCCATCTCAATCGCCGCAGAGAGTGTTCAATTTCAGCAGAGAAAAGCTAGATCGGTTGAAGGAGAAGGCAAATTCCGAAGCCGGCACAGACAAAATATCTACTCTGCAAGCACTCATGGCTCATCTATGGCGGAGCACAGTCAGATCTCAAAACACAAACGGATCAAGCAGCTGCGTTTTGGTAATCGCGATCGGCGCGAGAGCGAGGATGCGGTCTTCGCCGGATGCCTACTTCGGGAACGCATCTTACGCAGCAACGTTGGCGATTAGCGCGAGCGATCTATTGGAGGGGGGATTGGGAGGCGCCGCGGTGAAGATCAATGAGTTGATTTCTGAGCAAGGCGATGAAACGGCGAGACGCGCGGCGGAAGAGGAGGTGAGATTTGACGAGGTAGGGCGGAAGGGGAGTGGTCCGCCGCCTCTTATCATAGGGAGTTCGCCGCGACATGACGTGTACGGGTGTGATTTTGGGTGGGGGAAGCCGGTGGGAGTGAGAAGCGGGAAAGTGCATAAAGTAGAGGGTTTGGTGTTTGTATTTCCGGCGGCGGAAGGCGGTGGTATCGATTTGGAAGTTTGTTTGGCGGAGGAGACGCTACGTGCAATGGAGATTGATGCAGAGTTCGTTACAGTGTAG